Below is a genomic region from Pseudovibrio brasiliensis.
GATTCCAGATGTGCTTTGCTCATATCATGAGCAATTTTACAGTTTTCGTCCTGCTGCCCACCGAGGCGGAGAAGCGCCTGCGCATCTTTGATGGTGAAGCCCAGATCCCGGCAGCGTTTGATAAAGCGCAGGTGCCCAATTTCCTTCTCAGTGTAGGCGCGGCGTCCGTTATCCCCGCGGACAGGTTTGGCAACGATGCCTTCGCGCTCGTAGTAGCGGATCGTTTCAATGGCAACGCCGCTGCGCTTTGAGGCTTCTCCAATCGCGAACATGTGAACTCTCCCGCCTTGATCCTGTAGCCACTACAGCATCTATAAGCCTGCGGCAGAAACTTCTCAACCGAACAAACGGACCTGCCAATGAAGACCTTTCTCAAAATGAGCTATGCGGGCTCGTTCACCTCGCTGGGGGTTGCCACTTGCTGTGTGCTGCCCATTGCTTTGATGCTGGCCGGGCTTGGCGGCAGCTGGCTGGCGGTGTTCGGCAAGATTGCGGCTGCAAGTTACTTCGTGCTGGTGGCATCTTCTGTGCTGTTGGTGCTGGCGTGGGGTGTTGCTGTGCGCCGGGGCTCCGTGG
It encodes:
- a CDS encoding MerR family transcriptional regulator; translation: MFAIGEASKRSGVAIETIRYYEREGIVAKPVRGDNGRRAYTEKEIGHLRFIKRCRDLGFTIKDAQALLRLGGQQDENCKIAHDMSKAHLESVREKIESLRQLEKALEELMGNCESGNVQCPLLESLHAD